The following are from one region of the Stanieria sp. NIES-3757 genome:
- a CDS encoding putative peptidase: MNLTKQVLTGLKADDFRHPLDLQATTTLKQLPGLDLAIRSLLGSVAEQFFYLNNIAASVLVSDKQLPQLHKLLLEACEVLDLEPPQLYVQQNSVPNAYTFAMRGKQPFMVLHTSLIEMLTAEEIQAVIAHELGHLKCEHGVYLTIANIMVLAANLLPTWGTILAQSLQEQMLQWVRCAEFSCDRAALLATQNPQVVMSVLMKLAGGSPRLASQLNLEAFIEQAKAYDSATEDQLGELLKNAQTAQLTHPVPVIRAREIERWSSSAEYHNLLVKGTKELQGGWRNW; encoded by the coding sequence ATGAATTTAACGAAACAAGTATTAACGGGACTAAAAGCGGATGATTTCCGCCACCCCCTTGACTTACAGGCTACCACTACCTTAAAACAACTACCAGGTTTGGATTTGGCAATTCGCAGTTTACTCGGTTCGGTAGCAGAACAGTTTTTTTATCTAAACAATATTGCAGCCAGTGTTTTAGTTAGTGACAAACAATTACCTCAATTACACAAGTTATTACTAGAAGCTTGTGAAGTTCTAGACTTAGAACCACCTCAGTTATACGTCCAACAAAATTCTGTCCCCAATGCTTATACTTTTGCCATGCGGGGGAAACAACCCTTTATGGTACTTCATACTTCTTTAATTGAGATGTTAACTGCTGAAGAAATTCAGGCAGTAATTGCTCATGAATTAGGTCATCTCAAGTGTGAACACGGGGTTTATCTAACTATAGCTAATATTATGGTCTTAGCAGCCAACTTGCTTCCTACCTGGGGAACAATTTTAGCCCAATCCCTACAAGAACAAATGTTGCAATGGGTACGCTGTGCTGAATTTAGTTGCGATCGCGCTGCTTTATTGGCTACCCAAAATCCTCAAGTAGTCATGTCTGTATTGATGAAACTGGCTGGTGGTTCTCCTCGATTAGCTTCTCAGTTAAATTTAGAGGCTTTTATCGAGCAAGCCAAAGCTTATGATAGTGCTACTGAAGATCAATTAGGAGAACTGCTAAAAAATGCCCAAACAGCCCAATTAACCCATCCCGTCCCTGTAATTCGAGCCAGAGAAATTGAAAGATGGTCAAGTTCGGCAGAATATCACAATTTATTAGTTAAAGGTACCAAAGAACTTCAAGGTGGCTGGCGTAATTGGTAA
- a CDS encoding D-xylulose 5-phosphate/D-fructose 6-phosphate phosphoketolase, producing the protein MTVATNIPAFCQGIQYFQEKLSGFAEYGQEPAIKKGEIAIASTKDKAAVYQTMLAADALRYLTLQITASKESGHPGGFASIADTIAALVMLGYKNIITEVGHHAPGFYSKVFLDRSLEAMGINNVQNLCDRFREMHGLLGHLSGQMPGLLNPAGPLGQGQHFAMAGAKLHPGVLFPVTIGDGGLGEPYIMSSFGHFNTAYPEATNFLPILVWNGYSQEHHSMVSTKTNQEMITYWKGNGFAEVILVDAKDYDNSNQSGDYVDSTEFSLEDRMAFTQAVLEATDKAAKSALAGKLTVLIIKQLKGAGVHKRGAKAHNLYPGDSIEKDYIASALKERALTPEAWELVRINCVRAGGGSSVDTVVTEQELPLPELGQLPLQEFPLDGDKKVATTAMGEIVAYVGKKDPNFVVTNADGNAASGINNINVVLKIVHPTTDEDYFQQPQGQVYEPLSEDACAGLAVGLALFGARTLWCSYESFAINGLPIWQTVTQAMAELRRATPSTITLFTAGALEQGRNGWTHQRPEIENYFAAMMRNGNVFPLFPCDANSIQVCYEWALSTKNKGITITASKSPLPIRTTFAQTREGLEKGGVVLQEIPGDKTITFAVIGDMTLIPVFEAAEQLKSQGIGSKIVAVINPRRLYRSSDVAWENCSEKDDGFLTDAEFEHLFSGDALIGVTGGTSAMLEPIMLRSNSKRDVFAWKRGETTASAGQIMAFNGLTADNFVKRAMELIG; encoded by the coding sequence ATGACCGTTGCCACCAATATTCCAGCATTTTGTCAAGGTATTCAGTATTTTCAAGAAAAATTATCTGGGTTTGCTGAATACGGGCAAGAACCAGCTATCAAAAAGGGCGAAATTGCGATCGCCTCGACCAAAGACAAAGCAGCGGTTTATCAAACCATGTTAGCAGCAGATGCACTGCGCTATCTAACGCTACAAATTACTGCTAGTAAAGAATCAGGACATCCAGGGGGATTTGCCAGTATTGCCGATACTATTGCTGCTTTAGTGATGCTAGGCTACAAAAACATTATTACTGAAGTAGGACATCACGCCCCAGGATTTTATAGCAAAGTATTCTTAGACCGTTCCCTGGAAGCGATGGGAATTAATAATGTGCAGAATTTATGCGATCGCTTTCGGGAAATGCACGGACTGTTAGGACACTTATCAGGACAAATGCCAGGACTATTAAATCCCGCCGGTCCTTTGGGACAAGGACAACATTTTGCCATGGCAGGGGCAAAACTTCATCCTGGGGTATTATTCCCCGTTACCATCGGCGATGGTGGTTTGGGTGAACCCTATATCATGAGTAGTTTTGGTCATTTTAATACTGCTTATCCTGAAGCTACCAATTTCTTACCAATTCTGGTCTGGAATGGTTATTCTCAAGAACATCACAGCATGGTATCTACCAAAACCAATCAGGAGATGATTACCTACTGGAAAGGTAATGGTTTTGCGGAAGTAATTCTTGTGGATGCTAAAGACTATGATAATAGTAATCAATCAGGAGATTATGTCGATAGTACTGAATTTTCTCTTGAAGACAGAATGGCATTTACCCAAGCGGTTTTAGAAGCAACCGACAAAGCTGCTAAATCAGCATTGGCAGGAAAGCTGACTGTTTTAATTATTAAGCAACTAAAAGGTGCAGGGGTTCACAAACGAGGTGCGAAAGCACACAATTTATATCCAGGAGATAGCATTGAAAAAGATTATATTGCTAGTGCGCTCAAAGAAAGAGCATTAACTCCTGAAGCTTGGGAATTAGTACGAATCAACTGTGTTAGGGCAGGTGGTGGTTCTTCTGTAGATACAGTAGTTACCGAACAAGAATTACCTTTACCAGAATTAGGACAATTACCTCTCCAAGAATTTCCTCTTGATGGAGATAAAAAAGTTGCTACTACCGCAATGGGTGAAATTGTCGCTTATGTAGGGAAGAAAGACCCCAATTTTGTTGTTACTAATGCCGATGGTAATGCAGCATCAGGTATCAATAATATTAACGTCGTCCTAAAAATTGTTCATCCCACTACAGATGAAGACTATTTTCAACAACCCCAAGGACAAGTGTATGAACCTCTCAGTGAAGACGCTTGTGCTGGTTTAGCAGTTGGGTTAGCTTTGTTTGGGGCGCGCACTCTCTGGTGTTCTTATGAATCTTTTGCCATCAATGGTTTACCTATTTGGCAAACTGTTACCCAGGCAATGGCAGAATTGCGTCGTGCTACACCTTCTACTATTACTTTATTTACCGCAGGGGCATTGGAACAAGGGCGCAACGGTTGGACTCACCAACGTCCCGAAATTGAAAATTATTTTGCTGCCATGATGCGTAACGGTAATGTTTTCCCTCTTTTCCCTTGTGATGCTAATAGTATTCAGGTTTGTTACGAATGGGCATTGAGTACTAAAAATAAAGGTATTACCATCACTGCTAGCAAATCTCCTCTACCTATTCGGACTACTTTTGCCCAGACTCGCGAAGGATTAGAAAAAGGTGGGGTAGTCTTGCAAGAGATACCTGGAGACAAAACTATAACTTTTGCTGTTATCGGCGACATGACTTTAATTCCTGTGTTTGAAGCAGCAGAACAACTCAAGTCTCAAGGTATCGGTTCTAAAATTGTTGCTGTAATCAATCCTCGTCGTTTATACCGTTCTTCCGATGTAGCTTGGGAGAATTGTAGCGAAAAAGACGACGGTTTCTTAACCGATGCAGAATTTGAACATCTTTTTAGTGGCGATGCCTTAATTGGAGTTACTGGTGGTACCAGTGCCATGTTAGAACCAATTATGCTACGTAGCAATTCTAAGCGAGATGTGTTTGCTTGGAAGCGTGGTGAAACTACTGCTAGTGCAGGTCAAATTATGGCATTTAATGGTTTAACTGCTGATAATTTTGTGAAGCGTGCCATGGAATTAATTGGTTAA
- a CDS encoding TPR repeat-containing protein yields the protein MAQAIDVLFEEGFAKYQAGEPPEQLIPFFQSICDRAPKNASAWTCLAWLYLLTEQPDKALKAAQKSVKIDARDPQARINLALAMLDSDQKGVRPHIELVQRAIAFDNRFKDEIETNIKDGLTRKPNWKSLQRINSWLFE from the coding sequence ATGGCTCAAGCTATAGATGTTCTGTTTGAAGAAGGTTTTGCGAAATATCAGGCAGGAGAACCACCAGAACAACTAATTCCATTTTTCCAATCCATTTGCGATCGCGCTCCTAAAAATGCTTCTGCTTGGACTTGTTTAGCTTGGCTTTATCTATTAACAGAGCAACCGGATAAAGCTCTTAAAGCAGCACAAAAAAGCGTCAAAATTGATGCTCGCGATCCCCAAGCTCGAATAAATTTAGCTCTAGCTATGTTAGATTCCGATCAAAAGGGAGTCAGACCCCATATTGAACTAGTGCAAAGAGCGATCGCCTTTGACAATCGCTTCAAAGATGAAATTGAAACCAATATCAAAGACGGATTAACCAGAAAACCTAACTGGAAAAGCTTGCAACGCATTAACAGTTGGTTATTTGAATAA
- a CDS encoding transcription-repair coupling factor, with protein sequence MAFSSVVRAITKSNLTKELLSKLSQTKSLLINGVPRLPKGIVASSLAQAEGNNLLVVCPTLEEAGRWATQLEAMGWQTVNFYPTSEASPYDPFDPESEMIWGQMQVLSVIGRRQGIALPVQGEINTKNGNFAIVTTERSLQPHLPPPEVFQAYCLTLHQGMSLESKELDRSLARLGYERVSLVETEGQWSRRGDIVDIFPVSAELPVRLELFGDELEKIKEFDAATQRSLDQIEQLLLTPTSFATIIANTILEAGKSLNSYLSAEEIEGLNQGILPEGMRRFLGVAFAHPSSLLDYLPHNTLIAIDEIEQCQAHSDRWIKDVEEDWQDSNKLSKIHCVFANCLANIQEFTCLYLSEIAEEHPRLPVANWETIPVINLYSRPLPTIPHQFGKLAAILRGKKEIYSGITLEKYKTWLISAQPTRSVSLLQEHDCPAQFIPNPRDYPAIEKLQIQDTAVALQYSGLAELEGFILPTYRIVIVTDREFFGQHTLATASYIRKRRRAASKQVDLNKLNPGDFVVHKHHGIGKFINLETILHREYVTIQYADGLLRIPTDSLDLISRFRQVGNRPPVLNKMADKGWTRTKNQVRKTVKKLAVDLLKLYAKRAKLTGHAYPGDNPWQQELEDSFPYQPTPDQLKAIQDVKLDLESDRPMDRLVCGDVGFGKTEVAIRAIFKVVTSGHKQVAFLAPTTILTQQHYHTLKERFAPYPINIGLLNRFRTNSEKKEIMQRLATGELDVVVGTHQLLGKEVGFKNLGLLVIDEEQRFGVNQKEKIKEFKTLVDVLTLSATPIPRTLYMSLSGIREMSLITTPPPSRRPIKTHLSPYNPEVVRTAIRNELDRGGQIFYVVPRVEGIEEVASQIREMIPGIRIAIAHGQMPESELESTMITFSNGEADLLVCTTIIESGLDIPRVNTIIVEDSQKFGLSQLYQLRGRVGRAGIQAHAWLLYPNKQTLSEPARKRLRALQEFSQLGSGYQLATRDMEIRGVGSLLGAEQSGQMTAIGFDLYMEMLQESIKEIQGQEIPQIDDTQIDLNLTAFIPADYIADLEQKMSAYRAVAASSSKTELKQIEAEWRDRYGEIPPAARQLIQIMELKQIAKSIGFSRIKAEGQQNLVLETPMAEPAWKLLEEKLPEHLRSRFVYAPKKVIVRGLGIVKPQRQLETLIEWLGMMQNAISETETV encoded by the coding sequence ATGGCATTTTCTTCTGTTGTTCGCGCCATCACTAAGTCTAATCTGACTAAAGAATTATTATCGAAGCTTAGTCAAACCAAGTCTTTATTGATTAATGGTGTTCCTCGCCTTCCTAAAGGGATTGTTGCGTCTAGTTTGGCACAAGCAGAAGGCAATAATTTGTTAGTCGTTTGTCCGACTTTGGAAGAGGCAGGGCGTTGGGCAACGCAATTGGAAGCAATGGGATGGCAGACGGTTAATTTTTATCCGACTTCAGAAGCTTCTCCTTACGATCCCTTCGATCCTGAGTCGGAGATGATTTGGGGACAGATGCAGGTTCTTTCAGTTATTGGTAGGAGGCAAGGCATTGCTTTGCCCGTACAAGGTGAAATAAACACAAAAAATGGGAATTTTGCTATTGTTACTACAGAGCGATCGCTTCAGCCTCATTTACCGCCACCAGAAGTATTTCAAGCTTATTGTCTAACTCTACATCAAGGGATGAGTTTGGAGTCGAAGGAATTGGATCGATCTTTGGCAAGATTGGGTTATGAACGAGTATCTCTAGTAGAAACGGAAGGACAATGGAGTAGAAGAGGAGATATTGTTGATATTTTCCCTGTTTCAGCGGAATTACCTGTCAGATTGGAATTGTTTGGCGATGAATTAGAAAAGATTAAAGAATTTGATGCAGCAACCCAACGTTCTTTAGATCAAATCGAACAATTATTGTTAACGCCTACTTCATTTGCGACGATTATTGCTAATACTATTTTAGAGGCAGGAAAGAGTTTAAATAGTTATTTATCTGCTGAAGAAATTGAGGGATTAAATCAAGGTATTCTGCCCGAAGGTATGCGTCGTTTTTTAGGAGTTGCTTTTGCTCATCCTTCATCTTTATTAGATTATTTACCTCACAATACTTTAATTGCAATTGATGAAATAGAACAATGTCAAGCACATAGCGATCGCTGGATTAAAGATGTTGAAGAAGATTGGCAGGACAGTAATAAGTTATCGAAAATTCATTGTGTGTTCGCCAATTGTTTAGCGAATATTCAAGAATTTACCTGTCTTTATTTATCAGAAATAGCAGAAGAACATCCAAGATTACCTGTAGCTAATTGGGAAACAATTCCTGTTATTAATCTTTATAGTCGTCCGCTGCCAACTATACCCCATCAATTTGGAAAATTAGCAGCAATTTTAAGGGGAAAAAAAGAAATTTATAGTGGAATTACTTTAGAAAAATATAAAACTTGGTTGATTTCTGCCCAACCAACTCGTTCAGTTTCTTTATTACAAGAACACGATTGTCCTGCCCAATTTATTCCCAATCCTCGTGATTATCCAGCCATTGAAAAGTTACAGATTCAAGATACGGCCGTTGCTTTACAATATTCGGGTTTAGCAGAATTAGAAGGGTTTATTTTACCTACTTATAGAATTGTCATTGTTACTGACCGCGAATTTTTTGGACAGCATACTTTAGCTACGGCTAGTTATATTCGCAAGCGTCGTCGGGCTGCTTCTAAACAAGTAGATTTAAATAAATTAAATCCAGGAGATTTTGTTGTCCACAAACATCATGGCATTGGGAAATTTATTAACTTAGAAACGATCTTGCATCGGGAATACGTCACCATTCAATATGCCGATGGTTTACTGAGAATTCCTACCGATTCTTTAGATTTAATTTCTCGTTTTCGCCAGGTAGGAAACCGTCCCCCAGTCTTAAATAAAATGGCGGACAAGGGATGGACGAGAACTAAAAATCAAGTCCGTAAAACTGTTAAGAAATTAGCAGTAGATTTATTAAAACTCTATGCGAAAAGAGCAAAATTAACAGGTCATGCCTACCCTGGCGATAATCCTTGGCAACAGGAATTAGAAGATTCTTTTCCCTATCAACCAACCCCCGATCAACTTAAAGCCATTCAAGATGTAAAACTAGATTTAGAAAGCGATCGCCCTATGGATCGTTTAGTTTGTGGTGATGTTGGTTTTGGTAAAACTGAAGTAGCAATCAGGGCAATTTTTAAAGTAGTTACTAGTGGTCATAAACAGGTAGCTTTCTTAGCCCCGACGACAATTTTAACTCAGCAACACTATCACACTCTCAAGGAAAGATTCGCTCCCTATCCGATCAATATTGGTTTATTAAATCGCTTCCGAACTAATTCCGAAAAGAAAGAAATTATGCAACGTCTCGCTACGGGAGAATTGGATGTTGTAGTGGGAACTCATCAGTTATTAGGTAAAGAAGTTGGTTTTAAAAATTTAGGTTTATTAGTAATTGATGAAGAACAGCGTTTTGGGGTAAATCAAAAAGAGAAAATCAAAGAATTTAAAACCTTAGTAGATGTTTTAACTCTCTCTGCCACTCCGATTCCCCGTACCCTTTATATGTCTTTATCGGGAATTCGGGAAATGAGTTTGATTACCACTCCACCTCCTTCTCGTCGCCCGATTAAAACTCATTTATCTCCTTATAACCCTGAAGTTGTCCGTACAGCTATCCGAAACGAATTAGATCGAGGTGGACAAATCTTTTATGTCGTTCCTAGAGTCGAAGGCATAGAAGAAGTAGCTTCTCAAATACGAGAAATGATTCCTGGCATCCGAATTGCGATCGCTCATGGACAGATGCCCGAATCGGAATTAGAATCAACCATGATTACTTTTAGTAATGGAGAAGCAGATCTACTGGTTTGCACCACCATTATTGAATCGGGTTTAGATATTCCCCGTGTCAATACAATTATTGTTGAAGATTCACAGAAATTCGGTTTATCCCAACTCTATCAATTAAGAGGTAGAGTTGGACGGGCAGGAATTCAGGCACACGCTTGGTTACTCTATCCCAATAAACAAACTTTATCCGAGCCTGCCAGAAAAAGATTACGAGCCTTACAAGAGTTTAGTCAATTAGGTTCTGGTTATCAACTCGCCACCAGAGACATGGAAATTAGAGGGGTTGGTAGTCTCTTGGGTGCAGAACAATCAGGACAAATGACTGCCATTGGTTTCGATCTCTATATGGAGATGTTACAAGAATCAATTAAAGAAATCCAGGGACAAGAAATTCCCCAAATTGATGATACTCAAATCGATCTCAACCTCACCGCTTTTATCCCTGCCGATTATATTGCCGATCTAGAACAAAAAATGTCTGCTTATCGGGCAGTAGCTGCCTCTTCATCCAAAACCGAATTAAAACAAATTGAAGCGGAATGGCGCGATCGCTATGGAGAAATTCCCCCTGCTGCCCGGCAACTGATCCAAATTATGGAATTAAAGCAAATTGCCAAATCGATTGGTTTTTCCCGTATCAAAGCCGAAGGACAACAAAATCTAGTCTTAGAAACACCAATGGCTGAACCTGCATGGAAACTCCTCGAAGAAAAATTACCCGAACACTTGCGATCGCGTTTTGTTTATGCACCGAAAAAAGTCATCGTGCGCGGTTTAGGGATAGTTAAACCGCAAAGACAACTAGAAACTTTGATCGAATGGTTGGGAATGATGCAAAATGCTATATCAGAAACAGAAACGGTTTAG
- a CDS encoding similar to exopolysaccharide production protein, protein MNSPASRSTIAWLLFTSDIIGLLFCFNLAFLVRLEKLIDWRSPILYGLILVYLLGLYLADTYRLEIKLSGLWTSERVLFGILATVTVITSCIYLTGLWGSEPIVGRGILFISVGLFSIWAISWRLLTGKWVKITEEKSRFLVLGSGKQALRFGLEYQNFHSKTDFVFLTKNNLEINSNIESDRNFIIDNFDNFITWSKQSWSGVLIDDTLDNLSNEMIRELMEMRLRGVYVYSLANFCEQYWQKIPPSYIQDDWFAFTSGFSILHNRINIKLKKVIDKGAAALLLILTLPLFLLVAIAIKLDSPGSILYSQVRTGLNGKKFKVYKFRSMCQNAEQKGIQWAKKRDPRITRVGFVLRLTRIDELPQIWNVLKGEMSLVGPRPERPEFDLQLREEIPYYDVRYLVKPGITGWAQVCYPYGSSVEDAYQKVAYDLYYIKNYSLLLDLKIAFKTLRVMILGKGR, encoded by the coding sequence ATGAATAGTCCTGCTTCCCGTTCTACTATTGCTTGGCTGCTTTTTACTAGCGATATTATTGGCTTACTGTTTTGTTTTAATTTAGCTTTTCTGGTACGTTTAGAGAAATTAATTGACTGGCGATCGCCTATATTATATGGATTAATTTTAGTTTATTTGTTAGGTCTTTATTTAGCAGATACCTATCGACTAGAAATTAAACTTTCTGGTCTTTGGACTTCAGAAAGAGTTTTATTTGGGATTTTAGCTACAGTTACCGTCATTACTTCCTGTATTTATCTTACTGGCTTATGGGGAAGTGAACCAATTGTTGGACGAGGTATTTTATTCATTAGCGTAGGTTTGTTCTCAATTTGGGCAATTTCTTGGAGATTGTTAACAGGAAAATGGGTCAAAATTACTGAAGAAAAAAGCCGTTTTTTGGTTTTAGGTAGTGGCAAACAAGCTTTACGTTTTGGCTTAGAATATCAAAATTTTCATAGCAAAACTGATTTTGTTTTTTTGACAAAAAATAATTTAGAAATTAATTCAAATATTGAATCAGATCGAAATTTCATTATTGATAATTTTGATAATTTTATTACTTGGAGTAAGCAATCTTGGTCAGGAGTTTTAATCGACGATACACTAGACAATCTTTCTAATGAAATGATTAGAGAATTAATGGAGATGCGGTTAAGAGGTGTCTATGTTTATAGTTTGGCAAATTTTTGCGAACAATATTGGCAAAAAATTCCACCTTCCTATATTCAAGATGATTGGTTTGCCTTCACCTCTGGCTTTAGTATTTTACATAATCGCATTAATATTAAACTTAAAAAAGTAATTGATAAAGGAGCAGCAGCATTATTGTTAATCCTAACTCTTCCCCTATTTTTACTCGTAGCAATTGCCATTAAATTAGATAGTCCTGGTTCTATTCTTTATTCCCAAGTCAGAACAGGATTAAACGGTAAAAAATTTAAGGTTTATAAATTCCGTTCGATGTGTCAAAATGCCGAACAAAAAGGAATTCAATGGGCAAAAAAAAGAGATCCTCGGATCACGCGGGTAGGTTTTGTTCTCCGTCTTACCAGAATTGATGAACTGCCCCAGATTTGGAATGTACTCAAAGGAGAGATGAGTTTAGTAGGACCTCGTCCAGAAAGACCAGAATTTGATTTACAATTAAGAGAAGAAATTCCTTATTATGATGTCCGTTATTTAGTTAAACCAGGGATTACGGGATGGGCGCAAGTCTGTTATCCTTACGGCTCGTCAGTAGAAGATGCTTATCAAAAAGTTGCTTATGATCTCTACTATATTAAAAATTATTCCTTGCTCTTAGACCTCAAAATTGCTTTTAAAACCTTGCGTGTGATGATTTTGGGTAAGGGAAGATAG
- a CDS encoding putative N-acetylmannosamine-6-phosphate 2-epimerase → MNQLLNQLKSRLIVSCQAPVNSPLHHPDVIAAIAIACVNQGAGGVRIDTPSHVQAVRKQLPQIPIIGLWKQQNLGSEVYITPRYQDAVAIAQAGADIIAIDATTRKRPGGDTVTEIIERIHTELGKLVMADIDSLENAESAVAAGADLVGTTLYGYTQATKHLSPPGYDLLAEMVEKFTVPVICEGGIASPIMAKKALELGADAVVVGTAITGIDLLAKSFQAVFE, encoded by the coding sequence ATGAATCAGTTACTCAATCAATTAAAATCTAGACTAATTGTTTCTTGTCAAGCACCAGTAAATTCTCCCCTTCATCATCCTGATGTAATTGCTGCGATCGCAATTGCTTGTGTCAATCAAGGTGCAGGGGGAGTTAGAATTGATACCCCTAGTCATGTTCAAGCTGTTAGAAAACAATTACCCCAAATCCCAATTATTGGTTTGTGGAAACAGCAGAATTTGGGTAGCGAAGTTTATATAACTCCTCGTTATCAAGATGCTGTTGCGATCGCTCAAGCTGGTGCGGATATTATAGCGATCGATGCTACTACCAGAAAACGCCCAGGTGGAGACACTGTTACAGAAATTATTGAGCGCATTCACACCGAACTAGGAAAATTAGTTATGGCAGATATAGATAGTTTGGAAAATGCGGAAAGTGCCGTAGCAGCGGGTGCAGATTTAGTAGGAACTACTCTTTATGGTTATACCCAAGCAACCAAACATCTTTCACCCCCTGGCTATGATTTACTAGCAGAAATGGTAGAAAAATTTACTGTACCTGTAATTTGTGAAGGAGGAATTGCTTCACCAATAATGGCAAAAAAAGCTTTAGAATTAGGAGCAGATGCGGTAGTAGTAGGCACTGCTATTACAGGAATCGATTTACTTGCCAAATCTTTTCAAGCAGTTTTTGAGTAA
- a CDS encoding WD-repeat protein → MATLREYFDFDLSKCLSLHKSWEMKNSNGDLFNPIIARIYQDFDGNSKYWSFFIQEGSDVNGYVNAIFSSPETAKCILSPEGNGVDVETGFYGYSERMSSATLVFTKRLFLYIDEFLGEPTRKQITEFGIQKGFYVNVRDKEYAMKKSELEKPLAFISHDSRDKDSLVRELAKEMSKLMCPVWYDEFSLKVGDSLRASIERGLKETRKCVVILSPNFLSNEGWGKAEFDSIYTREIIEKNNVILPVWHNVGVKDVYQYSPRLADKVGLNSSLGIQELAKKLSNVIKQNDT, encoded by the coding sequence ATGGCAACTTTGAGAGAATACTTTGATTTTGACTTGAGCAAGTGTCTTTCACTACATAAATCTTGGGAAATGAAAAATTCTAACGGTGATCTTTTTAATCCCATTATCGCTAGAATTTACCAGGACTTCGATGGGAATTCAAAATATTGGTCTTTTTTTATACAGGAGGGTTCTGATGTTAATGGATACGTAAATGCAATCTTTTCATCGCCTGAAACGGCAAAGTGCATTTTATCTCCTGAAGGTAACGGAGTTGATGTTGAAACTGGATTTTACGGTTATTCAGAGCGAATGTCTTCAGCAACTTTAGTCTTTACCAAAAGATTATTTCTCTATATTGATGAATTTTTAGGTGAGCCGACACGAAAACAAATAACAGAATTTGGTATTCAAAAAGGATTTTATGTCAATGTTCGAGATAAAGAATATGCAATGAAAAAATCAGAATTAGAAAAGCCACTTGCTTTTATTTCACATGACTCAAGAGACAAGGATTCATTAGTTCGAGAACTAGCCAAAGAGATGTCTAAGTTAATGTGTCCAGTTTGGTATGATGAATTCTCTCTAAAAGTAGGAGATAGTCTAAGAGCAAGTATTGAGCGTGGTCTTAAAGAAACTCGAAAATGTGTAGTAATTCTCTCACCAAATTTCTTGTCAAATGAAGGTTGGGGTAAGGCAGAGTTCGATTCTATTTATACTAGAGAAATTATAGAGAAAAACAACGTTATCTTACCTGTGTGGCACAATGTCGGGGTAAAAGATGTTTATCAATACAGCCCAAGATTAGCAGACAAGGTAGGTCTTAATTCATCACTGGGTATTCAAGAACTTGCTAAAAAATTGTCAAATGTTATAAAACAAAATGACACTTGA